From a single Andrena cerasifolii isolate SP2316 chromosome 8, iyAndCera1_principal, whole genome shotgun sequence genomic region:
- the LOC143372603 gene encoding uncharacterized protein LOC143372603 has product MLNMEKIRRRQNSSANQQDQGNVQQTPRKTLKYYFNRFKYYHYCFAEKVDTLIGVVCFTIIKIYFFLMGWGHSNRNVDGVTDEIDMDGA; this is encoded by the exons ATGCTGAACATGGAGAAAATACGCAGACGAC AAAATTCATCAGCCAATCAGCAAGACCAGGGAAATGTGCAACAGACTCCGAGGAAAACGCTGAAGTACTACTTTAATAGATTTAAGTACTACCATTACTGTTTCGCAGAAAAAGTGGACACTCTAATTGGAGTCGTCTGTTTCACAATAATCAAAATCTACTTCTTCCTGATGGGGTGGGGACATTCTAACCGGAATGTCGATGGAGTAACAGATGAGATCGATATGGACGGTGCTTAA
- the LOC143372230 gene encoding uncharacterized protein LOC143372230 — protein MIATGRSLSLVSALLALALLVIMETSVVTSYSAFVSDVQLKGKGDGEEVQEGFDGKRNASDSEKRKIIRVPLLPGRHQDRDRRSIDTADETINEYEGNRGYGRKSEGNATASGNKAFSAGDMSAVVSKGAKKNHKKLKLAQMRGKNSGIKEHSRDRGSGKSIGDRSLKEISKRHVDYNTGGEASAIGNTNQISVDQAKQNRNADYYARRRAVMQKYYARQQEIATKYADQASTTARPISRYDLLAEIDNNKVSSPVNIDRRRLHEEESAANRYNGLDANSYGSSTTQVQKQIRDTETISPDEGNGDAEDSEYYDDDYDKEPETTQSPQSNQSTEIQYAPETNIVRGNCLQGTLLYQHNLNLHVNTASSVATDIQVSTYDWYCIACISVQSPKKINSKFSIATTNGSNGGQNTVKLTAASIQEEQLLLSIKIFIVRKNGDHCDPI, from the exons ATGATCGCTACGGGAAGAAGCCTCTCGCTCGTCTCTGCCCTTCTGGCATTGGCGCTTCTCGTGATAATGGAAACGTCGGTGGTTACGAGTTACTCGGCCTTTGTGTCTGACGTCCAGTTGAAAGGGAAAGGTGATGGTGAGGAAGTGCAAGAGGGTTTCGATGGGAAGAGGAACGCGTCCGATTCCGAGAAACGGAAGATCATTCGGGTGCCGTTGCTGCCGGGAAGGCACCAGGACAGAGATCGTCGTTCGATCGACACGGCCGACGAAACGATCAACGAATACGAGGGAAACAGAGGGTACGGGAGGAAATCGGAGGGAAACGCGACCGCGTCCGGGAACAAAGCGTTCTCAGCGGGCGATATGTCGGCCGTCGTGTCGAAAGGCGCGAAGAAGAATCACAAGAAGCTGAAGCTGGCCCAGATGCGAGGTAAAAATTCGGGGATCAAAGAGCACTCGCGTGACCGAGGCTCTGGCAAGTCTATAGGCGATCGCTCGCTTAAGGAGATCAGTAAACGTCACGTAGATTATAACACTGGCGGGGAAGCATCAGCAATTGGCAATACGAATCAGATAAGCGTAGATCAGGCGAAGCAGAACAGAAACGCGGATTATTACGCGAGGAGGCGAGCGGTTATGCAGAAGTATTACGCTCGGCAGCAGGAGATTGCGACGAAATACGCTGACCAGGCTTCCACCACGGCTAGACCGATCAGTAGATACGATTTGCTCGCGGAAATAGATAACAACAAGGTGTCTTCACCTGTTAACATCGATAGGAGGCGTTTGCATGAAGAGGAGAGCGCGGCGAACAGGTATAATGGTTTGGACGCGAACAGCTACGGTTCTTCCACCACGCAAGTTCAAAAACAGATCAGAGACACGGAAACGATTTCCCCTGACGAAGGCAACGGCGACGCCGAAGACAGTGAATACTACGATGATGATTACGATAAAGAACCAGAAACCACACAGAGTCCCCAGAGTAACCAGAGTACCGAGATTCAGTATGCACCAGAAACA AATATTGTACGAGGCAACTGCCTGCAAGGCACGCTGCTCTACCAGCACAATCTGAATCTTCATGTGAACACAGCATCGTCGGTCGCAACGGACATCCAGGTGTCGACGTACGACTGGTACTGCATCGCATGTATCTCAGTGCAGTCACCTAAGAAAATTAATTCCAAATTCTCCATCGCAACCACCAACGGTAGCAACGGCGGCCAGAACACTGTGAAGCTGACGGCAGCGAGCATCCAGGAGGAACAGTTGCTCCTCAGCATAAAGATCTTCATCGTGCGGAAAAACGGCGATCATTGCGATCCCATTTGA